From a region of the Corallococcus coralloides DSM 2259 genome:
- a CDS encoding type II secretion system protein GspG: MTPEHTSSPTSAREARAVSSGQARARSQRTGRLLLLGVFAVATLLAFALVWVTEDNTLTPTQRQAREQIRRLEGFFKAYHRLMGSFPTQAEGFAPLIASKVLDGTPLDPWGHPYVYRMEGKSGAVLSLGSDGKPGGTGDAADLFSGGIVAQEVQP, translated from the coding sequence ATGACTCCCGAGCACACTTCCTCCCCGACGTCCGCGCGCGAGGCGCGAGCCGTTTCCAGCGGCCAGGCCCGCGCCCGCTCGCAGCGCACGGGCCGCCTGCTGCTGCTGGGCGTCTTCGCTGTCGCCACCCTGCTCGCGTTCGCGCTGGTGTGGGTCACCGAGGACAACACCCTCACGCCGACGCAGCGCCAGGCGCGCGAGCAGATCCGCCGCCTGGAGGGCTTCTTCAAGGCCTACCACCGGCTGATGGGCTCCTTCCCCACGCAGGCGGAAGGCTTCGCGCCGCTCATCGCCTCCAAGGTGCTGGACGGCACGCCGCTCGACCCGTGGGGCCACCCGTACGTCTACCGCATGGAGGGCAAGTCGGGCGCCGTGCTGTCGCTGGGCTCGGACGGCAAGCCCGGCGGCACCGGTGACGCCGCGGACCTCTTCAGCGGCGGCATCGTGGCACAGGAGGTGCAGCCTTGA
- the gspD gene encoding type II secretion system secretin GspD: MKTTLPSWMLCLCLALSVPAWAQRRPTQPGTPAPAREAQGERDRTITPQNGSAAPAENQGPRQTPTCEQARRNARYGIYFDKVDIEKLVQTVSDATCRTFILPENVRGKISIIGPENGRVEVDADSFYSAFLAALDANGLAVYPYGRFLKIVDKRSAKQNPIPTIVDEDTPYTTNEQMVTKLFKIKYVEVEPLRGVLQQLVSKDGDTIPYPPDTIIVNDVGSNIHRLERLINQLDSRSSSDEMRIIQVQYATAQDVANTIQKLFEAKAGAGGRPGQRPGNFTQGTPGQPPPGSEGVVGGTETGGAVTLSQIIPDERTNKLIVVASPAAFGRIQDLVREIDIPSGSGNKINVYPLENANSEELASTLQSLAQGTANRPQRGPIPAQPQGLPRAPAQAAELFSGEVKISADKGTNSLVIVASQGDYKNIVQIIQQLDQPRRQVFVEAVIMEVNLDRNSEFGINFHQGFSLKTDDGAIPGILGTNYSGGSIPPSFSLANLASMGGFLAGIQGPVLPELKNLGIDIPAFGVVLNAMQQSSDVNVLSTPHLLTSDNEEAEITVGQNVPFQSGFTPSALGASLGGAGAGAGAVNPSLLGSLGGLGSLYAPITRQNVELKLTVKPQINESDYIRLVITEQTEEIASTDPVLGPTTSKRSAKTTVIAKDMETVVIGGIMQDRTLESVSKVPVLGDIPLLGHLFRDTTRRKTKTNLLLFLTPYIIRGQEDFRRIFERKMKERQQFVEQFYGQVPGYDVAVDFSRKPGPLSRMNQSVIKEEQRVENGGSGTPNERVIRPNGSPAPGGAPSPSPARPGGEAPAPQEGAAPSPEGDQAPRNFEAPPEGSERSVPAPQPEVIAPSPDADAERLRIQPGDGE, from the coding sequence ATGAAGACGACGCTCCCGTCCTGGATGCTCTGCCTGTGCCTCGCGCTCTCCGTTCCCGCGTGGGCCCAGCGCCGTCCTACACAGCCCGGTACCCCGGCCCCCGCTCGCGAGGCCCAGGGTGAACGTGACCGGACCATCACCCCGCAGAACGGCAGCGCCGCGCCCGCCGAGAACCAGGGCCCCCGCCAGACGCCCACGTGCGAGCAGGCCCGGCGCAACGCGCGCTACGGCATCTACTTCGACAAGGTGGACATCGAGAAGCTCGTCCAGACCGTGTCGGACGCCACGTGCCGCACGTTCATCCTTCCGGAGAACGTGCGCGGGAAGATCTCCATCATCGGTCCGGAGAACGGCCGCGTGGAGGTGGACGCGGACTCGTTCTACTCCGCGTTCCTCGCCGCGCTCGACGCGAACGGGCTGGCCGTCTACCCGTACGGCCGCTTCCTGAAGATCGTCGACAAGCGCTCGGCGAAGCAGAACCCCATCCCGACCATCGTGGACGAGGACACCCCGTACACGACGAACGAGCAGATGGTCACCAAGCTGTTCAAGATCAAGTACGTGGAGGTGGAGCCGCTGCGCGGCGTCCTCCAGCAGCTCGTGTCCAAGGACGGCGACACCATCCCGTACCCGCCGGACACCATCATCGTCAACGACGTGGGCTCCAACATCCACCGCCTGGAGCGCCTCATCAACCAGCTGGACAGCCGCTCCTCCAGCGACGAGATGCGCATCATCCAGGTGCAGTACGCCACCGCGCAGGACGTGGCCAACACCATCCAGAAGCTCTTTGAAGCCAAGGCCGGCGCGGGCGGCCGCCCGGGCCAGCGCCCCGGCAACTTCACGCAGGGCACGCCGGGCCAGCCTCCTCCGGGCTCCGAGGGCGTGGTCGGCGGCACGGAGACGGGCGGCGCCGTCACCCTGTCGCAGATCATCCCGGACGAGCGCACCAACAAGCTCATCGTCGTGGCCAGCCCCGCCGCCTTCGGCCGCATCCAGGACCTGGTGCGGGAGATCGACATCCCGTCCGGCAGCGGCAACAAGATCAACGTCTACCCGCTGGAGAACGCCAACTCGGAGGAGCTGGCCAGCACGCTCCAGTCGCTGGCGCAGGGCACCGCCAACCGCCCCCAGCGCGGCCCCATCCCGGCCCAGCCGCAGGGCCTGCCGCGCGCGCCCGCCCAGGCCGCGGAGCTGTTCAGCGGCGAGGTGAAGATCTCGGCGGACAAGGGCACCAACTCGCTGGTCATCGTCGCCAGCCAGGGCGACTACAAGAACATCGTCCAGATCATCCAGCAGCTGGATCAGCCGCGCCGCCAGGTGTTCGTGGAGGCGGTGATCATGGAAGTGAACCTGGACCGCAACAGCGAGTTCGGCATCAACTTCCACCAGGGCTTCAGCCTCAAGACGGATGACGGCGCCATCCCCGGCATCCTGGGCACCAACTACTCCGGCGGCTCCATCCCGCCGTCCTTCTCGCTGGCGAACCTGGCCAGCATGGGCGGCTTCCTCGCCGGCATCCAGGGCCCCGTCCTGCCGGAGCTCAAGAACCTGGGCATCGACATCCCGGCCTTCGGCGTGGTGCTCAACGCCATGCAGCAGTCGTCCGACGTGAACGTGCTGTCCACGCCGCACCTGCTCACCAGCGACAACGAGGAGGCCGAAATCACGGTGGGCCAGAACGTGCCCTTCCAGTCCGGCTTCACCCCGTCCGCGCTGGGCGCGTCGCTCGGCGGCGCGGGCGCGGGCGCGGGCGCCGTCAATCCGTCGCTGCTGGGCTCGCTGGGCGGCCTGGGGTCGCTGTACGCGCCCATCACCCGCCAGAACGTGGAGCTCAAGCTCACCGTCAAGCCGCAGATCAACGAGAGCGACTACATCCGCCTGGTCATCACCGAGCAGACGGAGGAGATCGCCTCCACGGACCCCGTCCTGGGTCCCACCACGTCCAAGCGCAGCGCGAAGACGACGGTCATCGCCAAGGACATGGAGACGGTGGTGATTGGCGGCATCATGCAGGACCGCACGCTGGAGTCCGTCTCCAAGGTGCCGGTGCTGGGTGACATCCCGCTCTTGGGCCACCTGTTCCGCGACACCACGCGCCGCAAGACGAAGACGAACCTGCTGCTCTTCCTCACGCCCTACATCATCCGCGGCCAGGAGGACTTCCGTCGCATCTTCGAGCGCAAGATGAAGGAGCGGCAGCAGTTCGTGGAGCAGTTCTACGGCCAGGTCCCCGGCTACGACGTCGCGGTGGACTTCAGCCGCAAGCCCGGCCCCCTGTCGCGCATGAACCAGTCCGTCATCAAGGAAGAGCAGCGGGTGGAGAACGGCGGCAGTGGCACGCCCAACGAGCGCGTCATCCGCCCGAACGGCTCTCCGGCCCCTGGCGGCGCCCCCTCCCCGTCCCCCGCGCGGCCGGGCGGGGAAGCGCCTGCTCCGCAGGAAGGTGCCGCGCCCTCCCCCGAGGGCGACCAGGCACCGCGAAATTTCGAGGCGCCTCCGGAGGGTTCGGAGAGATCAGTCCCCGCGCCACAGCCCGAGGTGATCGCGCCCAGCCCGGACGCGGACGCCGAGCGGCTGCGCATCCAGCCGGGAGACGGGGAGTAA
- the gspG gene encoding type II secretion system major pseudopilin GspG, giving the protein MTTTNAKKQQRRKNRGMTLIEIMVVITILGLIAAAVGVAVIPKLEEAKQDTAKLDIRNIQSAMKLYYTKKGSYPDTATGLKALVDTNNLERMPLDPWGREYVYMNEGGKPVITSYGADGNPGGEGSDADISSKDQNARQ; this is encoded by the coding sequence ATGACGACGACGAACGCGAAGAAGCAGCAGCGCCGCAAGAACCGCGGCATGACCCTCATCGAGATCATGGTGGTCATCACCATCCTCGGGCTCATCGCGGCGGCGGTGGGCGTGGCCGTCATCCCGAAGCTGGAAGAGGCCAAGCAGGACACCGCGAAGCTGGACATCCGCAACATCCAGAGCGCGATGAAGCTCTACTACACGAAGAAGGGCTCCTACCCGGACACCGCGACGGGCCTCAAGGCGTTGGTGGACACCAACAACCTGGAGCGCATGCCGCTGGACCCCTGGGGCCGCGAGTACGTGTACATGAACGAGGGCGGCAAGCCCGTCATCACCAGCTACGGCGCCGACGGCAACCCGGGCGGCGAGGGCTCCGACGCCGACATCTCCTCCAAGGACCAGAACGCCCGGCAGTAA
- the gspF gene encoding type II secretion system inner membrane protein GspF, with product MPVFEYRGLDSQGRQKKGLLEADSPKTLRSKLRADGIFLTDVLGQAEGSRAGVSKGANANLLSRDVDLRKLGRGRVSTEDVAILTRQLATLLGAGVTIVDSLNALVDQAEKERLKRALSDIKQRVNEGSSLADAFSQHPKIFPSIYVNMVRAGEASGALDQVLLRLADFTENQAKLQQKIIGTMIYPVIMLAVGGGILVLLMVFVVPKVTKIFETMRATLPLNTRILIGASNLMQAWWFIIIPAFIGGVMLFLRWIKSPKGKPKWDRFTLKAPIFGSLVRLLAISRFARTLATLLKSGVPMLAALDIVKAVMTNSVLADAVENARESIREGESIANPLKRSGQFPPLVYHMVAIGEKSGQLEDMLLSVADSYETQVNVRIGALTSLLEPMLIVVMGVMIAFVALSILMPILQVNTAIH from the coding sequence ATGCCCGTCTTCGAATACAGAGGCCTTGATTCCCAGGGCAGGCAGAAGAAGGGCCTGCTGGAGGCGGACTCGCCCAAGACGCTGCGCTCCAAGCTGCGCGCGGACGGCATCTTCCTCACGGACGTGCTGGGCCAGGCGGAGGGCAGCCGCGCGGGCGTCTCCAAGGGCGCCAACGCGAACCTGCTCTCGCGCGACGTGGACCTGCGCAAGCTGGGCCGCGGCCGCGTGTCCACGGAGGACGTCGCCATCCTCACCCGGCAGCTGGCCACGCTCTTGGGCGCGGGCGTCACCATCGTGGATTCGCTCAACGCGCTGGTGGACCAGGCGGAGAAGGAGCGCCTCAAGCGCGCCCTGTCGGACATCAAGCAGCGCGTGAATGAAGGCTCGTCCCTGGCGGACGCCTTCTCCCAGCACCCGAAGATCTTCCCCAGCATCTACGTGAACATGGTGCGCGCGGGTGAAGCCTCCGGCGCGCTGGACCAGGTGCTCCTGCGCCTGGCGGACTTCACGGAGAACCAGGCCAAGCTGCAGCAGAAGATCATCGGCACGATGATCTACCCCGTCATCATGCTGGCGGTGGGCGGCGGCATCCTGGTGCTGCTGATGGTGTTCGTCGTCCCGAAGGTCACGAAGATCTTCGAGACGATGCGCGCCACGCTGCCGCTCAACACGCGCATCCTCATTGGCGCCTCCAACCTCATGCAGGCGTGGTGGTTCATCATCATCCCGGCCTTCATCGGCGGCGTGATGCTGTTCCTGCGTTGGATCAAGAGCCCCAAGGGCAAGCCCAAGTGGGACCGCTTCACGTTGAAGGCCCCCATCTTCGGCAGCCTCGTGCGCCTGCTCGCCATCTCCCGCTTCGCGCGCACGCTGGCCACGCTGCTCAAGAGCGGCGTGCCCATGCTGGCCGCGCTGGACATCGTCAAGGCGGTGATGACGAACTCGGTGCTCGCGGACGCGGTGGAGAACGCCCGCGAATCCATCCGCGAGGGCGAAAGCATCGCCAACCCGCTCAAGCGCTCCGGCCAGTTCCCGCCGCTCGTGTACCACATGGTCGCCATCGGTGAGAAATCAGGGCAACTGGAGGACATGCTCCTGTCGGTGGCGGACTCCTATGAGACGCAGGTGAACGTGCGCATCGGCGCGCTCACCAGCCTCCTGGAGCCCATGCTCATCGTGGTGATGGGCGTGATGATTGCATTCGTCGCGCTCTCCATCCTGATGCCGATTCTGCAGGTGAACACGGCCATCCATTAG
- the gspC gene encoding type II secretion system protein GspC: protein MELFFRKYFWSVNLLFILLVALLAARTVNLFVESSISPAPASEAPARVAQRTHAADSGLATIDAERLSRLTGVKLPEPEVAVKEPPTSPEFDANAPPAKSGLRVKLLGTLVAANPDWSFASIQDMNTQRSQTYMIGNNLMGATVMEIERERVIINNNGRREFIDGQPGDGAVAAYTPPPAAPTATPTNSLGNGIKSTGENEYEVPKAEIDKTLSNLNDVAMQARIVPAFKDGQAVGFKLFSIRPDSIYSKIGVQNGDVIRRINGFDMNSPEKALEIYSKLKDSSRIEIEIERNGAPIRKSYNVR from the coding sequence ATGGAACTCTTCTTTCGCAAGTACTTCTGGAGCGTGAACCTGTTGTTCATCCTGCTCGTCGCCCTGCTGGCGGCGCGCACGGTGAACCTGTTCGTCGAATCCTCCATCTCCCCCGCGCCCGCGTCCGAGGCGCCCGCCCGCGTCGCGCAGCGCACCCACGCCGCGGACAGCGGCCTCGCCACCATCGACGCGGAGCGCCTGTCGCGGCTCACCGGCGTGAAGCTGCCGGAGCCGGAGGTCGCGGTGAAGGAGCCGCCCACGTCGCCGGAGTTCGACGCCAACGCCCCGCCGGCCAAGAGCGGCCTGCGCGTGAAGCTGCTGGGCACGCTCGTCGCGGCCAACCCGGACTGGTCCTTCGCGTCCATCCAGGACATGAACACGCAGCGTTCGCAGACCTACATGATTGGCAACAACCTGATGGGCGCCACCGTCATGGAGATCGAACGCGAGCGCGTGATCATCAACAACAACGGCCGCCGCGAGTTCATCGACGGGCAGCCCGGTGACGGCGCCGTCGCCGCCTACACCCCGCCCCCCGCGGCGCCCACCGCCACGCCGACGAACAGCCTGGGCAACGGCATCAAGTCCACGGGTGAGAACGAGTACGAAGTCCCCAAGGCCGAAATCGACAAGACGTTGAGCAACCTCAACGACGTGGCGATGCAGGCGCGCATCGTGCCGGCCTTCAAGGACGGCCAGGCGGTGGGCTTCAAGCTGTTCTCCATCCGCCCGGACAGCATCTATTCGAAGATCGGCGTCCAGAACGGTGACGTCATCCGCCGCATCAACGGCTTCGACATGAACAGCCCCGAGAAGGCGCTGGAGATCTACTCGAAGCTGAAGGACTCCAGCCGCATCGAGATCGAGATCGAGCGCAACGGCGCGCCGATCCGCAAATCCTACAACGTCCGTTAA
- a CDS encoding ParB N-terminal domain-containing protein: MAAKSARKSAPAKSKSATPRKPRRKKAEPKSRGLSAAEVASESVAFPDALLQAVREDGGQVLSVYRDPLGGHPVVFAVLPIDKVEPTPYQRDLSEPHVKRLATAMERLDRFLDPVIAVRMEGRYWTPNGNHRLNASKLLGAKSIVALLLPDEDVAYQILALNTEKAHNLKERSLEVIRMARGLVGANRPGKESAFAHLFEEPSFLTMGAAYEKRPRFSAGAYHPFVKVVDGFQDVPLPEALAVRDAQADQLLELDDAVVAVVNALKERGLQSPYLKNFVVARLNFLRFRKDGPPPTFDSTVSRMLASARRFNVDKVKREDIGRMGGGPMEPDEEQA, translated from the coding sequence ATGGCCGCGAAGTCCGCCCGCAAGTCCGCCCCCGCGAAGTCGAAGTCGGCCACGCCGCGCAAGCCGCGCCGCAAGAAGGCCGAACCGAAGTCGCGGGGGCTGAGCGCGGCCGAAGTCGCGAGCGAGTCCGTGGCCTTCCCCGACGCCCTCCTCCAGGCGGTGCGCGAGGACGGAGGCCAGGTGCTGTCCGTCTACCGCGACCCGCTGGGCGGACACCCCGTCGTCTTCGCCGTGCTCCCCATCGACAAGGTGGAGCCCACGCCCTACCAGCGCGACCTGTCCGAGCCCCACGTCAAGCGGCTCGCCACCGCCATGGAGCGCCTGGACCGCTTCCTGGACCCCGTCATCGCGGTGCGCATGGAGGGCCGCTACTGGACGCCCAACGGCAACCACCGCCTCAACGCCAGCAAGCTCCTGGGCGCGAAGTCCATCGTCGCGCTGCTGCTGCCGGACGAGGACGTGGCCTATCAAATCCTCGCCCTCAACACGGAGAAGGCCCACAACCTGAAGGAGCGCTCGCTGGAGGTCATCCGCATGGCGCGGGGCCTGGTCGGCGCGAACCGCCCGGGCAAGGAGTCCGCCTTCGCCCACCTCTTCGAGGAGCCCTCCTTCCTCACGATGGGCGCCGCCTACGAGAAGCGCCCCCGCTTCTCCGCGGGCGCCTACCACCCCTTCGTCAAGGTGGTGGACGGCTTCCAGGACGTGCCGCTACCGGAGGCCCTGGCCGTGCGCGACGCCCAGGCGGACCAGCTGCTGGAGCTGGATGACGCGGTGGTCGCCGTCGTCAACGCCCTCAAGGAGCGCGGCCTCCAGAGCCCCTACCTCAAGAACTTCGTCGTCGCCCGGCTCAACTTCCTGCGCTTCCGCAAGGACGGCCCGCCTCCCACCTTCGATTCCACCGTCAGCCGCATGCTGGCCAGCGCCCGGCGCTTCAACGTGGACAAGGTGAAACGCGAGGACATTGGCCGCATGGGCGGCGGTCCCATGGAACCGGACGAAGAGCAGGCCTGA
- the gspE gene encoding type II secretion system ATPase GspE — MDLTADTTTSQGSTATPDVSGGRNDATQVVGHGLAYLCGRPLGEILRALVPALTPEKIQEALATQQEKGGRLGEVLVGMKAVSEEDVARALGHQLDLPYLQRIFAEEVDADLVKRIPINFARQTQLLPISLEGDEVVLAVADPLDTTALDHARLLLGQGIQPRIALASTIVDAINSVYDRSVNEAEALVDEMETTEDLDSLAHELEEPKDLLDADDEAPVIRLVNSVLFRAAKERASDIHIEPMERELLVRFRIDGVLQEVIKPPKRYQNSIIARVKVMGQLNIAEKRLPQDGRIRIKLAGRDIDIRLSTTPTSFGERIVMRLLDKTATLLDLAEIGMSPQVLGNMESVIKRSHGIVLVTGPTGSGKTTTLYGALSKINTPDLNILTVEDPVEYQLKGIGQMAIAPKIGLTFAQGLRSFLRQDPDVIMVGEIRDKETAEIAIQASLTGHLVLSTVHTNDAAGAVTRLVDMGVQPFLVASSLTGILAQRLVRRVCPDCRQQYTPTDAELKELGYTVADFKAKFGTDRIYRATGCPSCNRNGYRGRSGIYEFLFVDDDVRQLVLKNVDASTIKKSALSKGMTTLLDDGVRKIALGETTIAEVLSITQEDI, encoded by the coding sequence ATGGACCTGACCGCCGACACCACCACCTCTCAAGGCTCCACCGCGACGCCCGACGTGTCCGGCGGCCGCAACGACGCCACCCAGGTCGTGGGCCACGGGCTCGCGTACCTCTGTGGCCGGCCGCTCGGGGAGATCCTCCGCGCGCTCGTGCCCGCCCTCACCCCGGAGAAGATTCAAGAGGCGCTCGCCACCCAGCAGGAGAAGGGCGGGCGGCTGGGTGAAGTCCTGGTGGGCATGAAGGCCGTCAGCGAGGAGGACGTCGCTCGCGCCCTGGGCCACCAGTTGGACCTGCCCTACCTCCAGCGCATCTTCGCGGAGGAGGTGGACGCGGACCTGGTCAAGCGCATCCCCATCAACTTCGCCCGCCAGACGCAGCTGCTCCCCATCTCCCTGGAGGGCGACGAGGTGGTGCTCGCGGTGGCGGATCCGCTGGACACCACCGCGCTGGATCACGCGCGCCTGCTGTTGGGTCAGGGCATCCAGCCGCGCATCGCGCTCGCGTCCACCATCGTGGACGCCATCAACAGCGTGTACGACCGCTCCGTCAACGAGGCCGAAGCGCTCGTGGACGAGATGGAGACCACGGAGGACCTGGACTCGCTGGCCCATGAGCTGGAGGAGCCCAAGGACCTGCTGGACGCGGACGATGAAGCGCCCGTCATCCGGCTGGTGAACTCCGTGCTCTTCCGCGCCGCCAAGGAGCGCGCGAGCGATATCCACATCGAGCCCATGGAGCGCGAGCTCCTGGTGCGCTTCCGCATCGACGGTGTGCTCCAGGAGGTCATCAAGCCTCCCAAGCGCTACCAGAACTCCATCATCGCGCGCGTGAAGGTGATGGGGCAGCTCAACATCGCGGAGAAGCGCCTGCCGCAGGACGGCCGCATCCGCATCAAGCTCGCGGGCCGCGACATCGACATCCGTCTGTCCACCACGCCCACGTCCTTTGGCGAGCGCATCGTCATGCGTCTCCTGGACAAGACGGCGACGCTGCTGGACCTGGCGGAGATCGGCATGAGCCCGCAGGTGCTGGGCAACATGGAGTCCGTCATCAAGCGCTCGCACGGCATCGTCCTGGTGACGGGCCCCACGGGCTCCGGCAAGACGACGACGCTCTACGGCGCGCTCTCGAAAATCAACACGCCGGACCTCAACATCCTCACCGTCGAGGACCCGGTCGAGTACCAGCTCAAGGGCATTGGCCAGATGGCCATCGCCCCGAAGATCGGCCTCACGTTCGCGCAGGGCCTGCGCTCCTTCCTCCGCCAGGACCCCGACGTCATCATGGTCGGTGAGATCCGCGACAAGGAGACGGCGGAGATCGCCATCCAGGCGTCCCTCACGGGCCACCTGGTGCTCTCCACGGTGCACACCAACGACGCGGCCGGCGCCGTGACGCGACTCGTGGACATGGGCGTGCAGCCCTTCCTCGTGGCGTCGTCGCTCACCGGCATCCTCGCCCAGCGCCTCGTGCGCCGGGTGTGCCCGGACTGCCGCCAGCAGTACACGCCCACGGACGCGGAGCTGAAGGAGCTGGGCTACACGGTCGCGGACTTCAAGGCGAAGTTCGGCACGGACCGCATCTACCGCGCGACGGGTTGCCCGTCCTGCAACCGCAACGGCTACCGCGGCCGCTCCGGCATCTACGAGTTCCTCTTCGTGGACGACGACGTGCGCCAGCTGGTGCTCAAGAACGTGGACGCGTCCACCATCAAGAAGTCCGCCCTGTCCAAGGGCATGACGACGCTGCTGGACGACGGCGTGCGGAAGATCGCCCTGGGCGAGACGACCATCGCCGAAGTGCTGAGCATCACGCAGGAGGACATCTAG
- a CDS encoding sigma-54-dependent transcriptional regulator — protein MTSPTVLVVDDDRANLDSVARIFQREGFATLSAAQGTEALELLRRPEVSVMVTDLMMPGMDGQELLKASRAIRPDVEVVLMTAYGTVETAVAAMKDGAYDFITKPLKRHALVKAVQKALEKQALVQENTSLKAKLAEINPAGGRAMVGQSPAFRAMLDTIRQAAPSTATVLLLGESGTGKELAARALHEHSARAKQSFIAVNCGAIPESILEAELFGVERGAYTGAVTRREGRFERANGGTLFLDEVGEMPLSAQVKLLRVLQEGELERLGGTQTVKVDVRLVAATNKDLQKEVAEGRFREDLYYRLHVVEIRVPALASRREDIPLLAEAFLRRFSAKNGKVLRGFSPDALGVLENYAWPGNVRELEHAVERAVVLARTDVLEASDLPESVRKGPLGSAGQLVIPIGTPMEEIERRVIHETLRHTRGDKTLAARLLGIAARTIYRKLEREQGGPDTAPAPPSPPTSAD, from the coding sequence ATGACATCTCCCACGGTCCTGGTCGTCGACGACGACCGCGCCAACCTCGATTCGGTCGCCCGCATCTTCCAGCGGGAAGGCTTCGCCACGTTGTCCGCCGCGCAGGGCACGGAGGCGCTGGAGCTGCTCCGGCGCCCGGAAGTCAGCGTCATGGTCACCGACCTGATGATGCCCGGCATGGACGGCCAGGAGCTGCTCAAGGCCAGCCGCGCCATCCGCCCGGACGTGGAGGTGGTGCTGATGACCGCCTACGGCACGGTGGAGACGGCCGTGGCCGCCATGAAGGACGGCGCCTACGACTTCATCACCAAGCCCCTCAAGCGCCACGCCCTGGTGAAGGCCGTGCAGAAGGCGCTGGAGAAGCAGGCGCTCGTCCAGGAGAACACCTCCCTCAAGGCGAAGCTCGCGGAGATCAACCCCGCGGGCGGGCGCGCCATGGTGGGCCAGTCCCCCGCCTTCCGCGCCATGCTGGACACCATCCGCCAGGCGGCGCCCTCCACCGCCACGGTGCTCCTCCTGGGCGAATCCGGCACCGGCAAGGAGCTGGCCGCCAGGGCGCTGCATGAGCACTCCGCCCGGGCCAAGCAGTCCTTCATCGCCGTCAACTGCGGCGCCATCCCGGAGAGCATCCTGGAGGCGGAGCTCTTCGGCGTGGAGCGAGGCGCGTACACCGGCGCCGTCACCCGCCGCGAGGGCCGCTTCGAGCGCGCCAACGGCGGCACCCTCTTCCTCGACGAGGTGGGCGAGATGCCCCTCTCCGCGCAGGTGAAGCTCCTGCGCGTGCTCCAGGAGGGAGAGCTGGAGCGGCTGGGCGGCACGCAGACGGTGAAGGTGGACGTGCGGCTGGTCGCCGCCACCAACAAGGACCTGCAGAAGGAGGTCGCCGAAGGGCGCTTCCGTGAGGACCTCTACTACCGCCTGCACGTGGTGGAGATCCGCGTGCCCGCGCTCGCGTCGCGCCGCGAGGACATCCCCCTGCTGGCGGAGGCGTTCCTGCGCCGCTTCTCCGCGAAGAACGGCAAGGTGCTGCGCGGCTTCTCCCCGGACGCCCTGGGCGTGCTGGAGAACTACGCGTGGCCGGGCAACGTGCGCGAACTGGAGCACGCCGTGGAGCGCGCCGTGGTGCTGGCCCGCACGGACGTGCTGGAGGCCAGCGACCTGCCGGAGTCCGTGCGCAAGGGGCCCCTGGGCTCCGCCGGACAGCTGGTCATCCCCATCGGGACGCCCATGGAGGAGATTGAAAGGCGCGTCATCCACGAGACCCTGCGCCACACCCGCGGGGACAAGACGCTCGCCGCCCGCTTGCTGGGCATCGCCGCGCGCACCATCTACCGCAAGCTCGAGCGGGAGCAGGGCGGGCCCGACACGGCCCCAGCCCCCCCCTCCCCCCCCACCAGCGCGGACTGA
- a CDS encoding pilus assembly FimT family protein produces MSPAPARRRRRAPHGLTLIEISIALAIAAVMFAAVTIGIGAITGAKAKGSATELAGVIRSLYDSAALSGRTCRLVFEIPDPKREEATKYHAECAAGGVTTSRDRDAALRDEARDRERARKDGNNGGDTRKNYTRSEGSQPSAQELMDEEKNRIESQSTFSAYTAEEISPKTLPAGVAVSVWTRQQREPVESGVAYLYFFPQGYTEKAMVFLRQGDNAWTLDVSPLTGKVFIASEALEVPRS; encoded by the coding sequence ATGTCCCCTGCTCCCGCCCGCCGCCGTCGTCGCGCCCCGCACGGCCTCACGCTGATTGAGATCTCCATCGCGCTGGCCATCGCGGCGGTGATGTTCGCCGCGGTGACCATTGGCATTGGCGCCATCACCGGCGCGAAGGCGAAGGGCAGCGCCACGGAGCTCGCGGGCGTCATCCGCTCGCTCTACGACTCGGCGGCGCTCAGCGGCCGGACGTGCCGGCTGGTGTTCGAAATCCCCGACCCGAAGCGTGAAGAGGCCACGAAATACCACGCCGAATGCGCCGCGGGCGGCGTCACCACCTCGCGCGACCGGGACGCGGCGCTCCGCGACGAAGCGCGCGACCGCGAGCGCGCCCGGAAGGACGGCAACAACGGTGGGGATACGCGCAAGAACTACACGCGCTCGGAAGGCTCGCAGCCGTCCGCGCAGGAACTGATGGACGAGGAGAAGAACCGCATCGAGTCCCAGTCCACCTTCTCCGCGTACACCGCGGAGGAGATCTCCCCCAAGACGCTCCCGGCGGGCGTGGCGGTGTCGGTGTGGACGCGGCAGCAGCGCGAGCCGGTGGAGAGCGGCGTGGCCTATCTCTACTTCTTCCCGCAGGGCTACACGGAGAAGGCCATGGTCTTCCTGCGCCAGGGTGACAACGCCTGGACGCTGGACGTGTCACCCCTGACGGGCAAGGTGTTCATCGCATCCGAGGCCCTGGAGGTGCCCCGCTCATGA